The Stigmatopora argus isolate UIUO_Sarg chromosome 6, RoL_Sarg_1.0, whole genome shotgun sequence region AAGTTCTTGAGTTCCTCCAAATTAAACCTGTACTCTTGTGGAATTGagtcctctctctctcctacAAGCACTGCATCTTTCTCCTTATGTTTGTCCTccttttaaaaagatgaaatCTGTTAGTAAAAGGTAAATCCAGTAATAGTATACACAGACCAATTCAGAGTCACATAAAAGCCttcttaaaacaataaaatgcctTCCCAAACAGTCCGTTAGTGTGTTTCTTACTGAAACTATGTCCTCGGGTCTGAGTTTGGGAGGTTCTGGTAATGGTTCCGGTGCTGCCAATGTGTCACCGAGAGCTCCAAGAGCATCCAAAGACATATAGTCACTCTGATGGGACAACAAGAACTTCAGGAAGGGTTTCCTTCATGACTGATAGTAAAATGACAGAATTAGCATTTATgaagaaaattgtatttttgatcTTCAAGATGACCTCATCAGTCTTGAGGATCCCTTGTGGTGCCAACACTGGAGGGCAATCTGAGACCTGCACAAATACAACGTAAAGTTTGAAGACATGAAgacaaaaaattgatttaaaaatggacaTGTTTTACCTGAGGTTTTTTTATGgtgggaggaggaagaggcgcGTGAACACCGGCTGATTTTGTGGAAGTCAGTAAAACCTCAGCGGGCTGAAAACACACAACAGCATTAAGTGAATATACATCATCACAATCACCATGAAgtcccatttttttaacagaGCTTCCCTTTTAGTTCCACATGCCATGAATTGAGATAGAAAAAGTAATTCaaatggaagaagaaaaatacaacaaaacatTGATAGATGATTATCTGCAACCTGTGCTGGAGCATCTGAGAAATTCATGAAGTCTCCTGACAAAAGGTCCAATGCTTCATTGGTATTCATGGTGGGCTGCAAGAAACagatatggtaaaaaaaaaacttcaaaagaGAGTATAAAAAGTTGGGGATTAAACTTTTTTGGTGTGGTTTTAAGTAGTGCATGTTTTGATTCATTGCAATTGCATTAACATATTTGGTGTGAACATTCCATCCATTTAGGAATGTATTAggaatgataaaaaatatatatttataattaatgGGCGGCCCAATGGTTAGGTCGttgccctcacagttctggggtcaagggttcgatcccaggtgggtcctcactgtgtggaatttgcatgttctccccgggcttgtggcgggttttctccaggtacttcggtttcctcccacatcccaaaaacatgcttgctaagctgattgaacattctaaattgtacCTGGGTACATGCTTGAATGGttgtgcgtcttgtgtgtgttaTATAATTCATAACttcaaaaatgaatataaaaaaagctatgaTTTGAAGTTTTAACTaaccaaaatagtcacttgccctacaAAGGGTTCAAAGTCAATTGTTGTTGAAGTTACAATTTACTTTTTCTTGTTTAATTCATGTCTCAAACATTGAATTTTGCTCAgatcattttatatttattctcAAATTTTACTCCAAACTTAACGACATcccttgaagagatcctgtctCACCTGGGGTTTTGGAGCGGGTAATTTCTTAAGTTCTTCCTCGTTAAACCTGTACTCTGGTGCAATTGAGTCGTCTCGCTCCCCTACACGCACAGCATCTTTCTCCTTGTGTTTTTTCTCCtgttaagcaaaaaaaaaagtccattgaGTGCTACATCTATTGACTGGAAAGTTATGATTGTCGCAATCTTACCGAGACGATGTCTTCCGGTCTTAGCTTGGGGGATGCAGGTTTTGGTTTATCTTCTGGTAGAGTGTCACTGAGAGCACTGAGTGCATCCAGAGGCAAGGAGCCCCCCTGAGAAGAGACCAATAGATGGCGGTCCATTATTCTCGTATCAGGAGTTTGTGTATAAATGCTTTAATCAGTGGTTAAAGACGTTTAAATATGGGAGTATTGAGAATATCCAGTGAGTGACACTGACTCAGTCAAAGAACAAAGTCTAAATGCTTACCAGAGAAGAATTGAGTGGAGTGGAAGACACTGAGACAGTTGGAACAAAAGCAGATACGTCAGCTTTCTGAAAACattagagaaagaaaaaaaactgagtgcGTTAACAACTGCTTTTGTTATTGTGTTTGCTTTTATCTTTGACAGATATGCAGTGTACCTGTGTAGGAGCAGCTGAGAAGCTCAGCATGTCTTCTGACAGAATGTCCAGCGCCTCACTAGTATTCAAAGTGGGCTGTGGAGCGCagagtaatttaaaaatatatatatatatttaatttcaatGGCGATTTTAAGTGATGTCGTCTACCTGAGGTTTCGGAGCAGGCAGTTTCTTGAGTTCCTCCTTGTTAAACCTGTATTCTGGTGCAATTGAGTCATCCCGCTCCCCGACGCGCACAGCATCTTCCTCCTTGTGTTTATCCTCCTAAGAAATGAAAATGGATGCTTTTATTCTCAGAACCTTTGATGAGTCTAGTTTAGCATATAGCCAGGAGGCTTCTAAAATAGAGATATCTGCCTACCGAGACAATATCCTTAGGGTTCAGTTTGGGTTCTGGCGTGGGTTCCGGGGCTGCCAACATGTCACCAAGCGCACTGAGAGCACCCGGAGACATGACACCACCCTGAGGAAGGCATTTTTATCCATACTTAGTCTAGTAATATAGCTACTATAACCACAAAATGTCCATTTTGTGCACCCCCAAACAAATCAGCAGTAGAGCACTTTTGCAAATGAGTTAATTAATTCATCCTATGTATAAGATAGCGAAACGCAGCGCAATCGGAGTACTGTGTAATGAGTGCAGGAAAATATTCAAACAGACGCTGACCTTATCCGTTTTGGACTTTGTGTCAACTGCTGCATTCAGAGAGAGATCAGAAAAGGAGTCTTTAGCCACTTGGAGTTCTTTTACAGCAGTTGGAGGAGCCACATGAGTAGCTTTCTAACAtcagggaagggaagggaaaatgttaagaacGGTTGTAGGCATCACGGTGaaattatttggaaaaaaaacaaactataaacGTAATGATGGATTATGAGCAAAGCAGCCATTCATTTGCTTAGAAATTCGGATCCATCTTTTATGGAATTAATGCTACCTTACAAGAACTGAGGCAAATAGTAAGCAGTTGTACCTTAAATGGAGTTGCGGAAATACCAGCTGACAACGTAAAATTATCCACTTCCATTTTGGCTTTTTTATCCGCTGGCGGACAGACTGCTACACAAGGCTTGGGTGCGGGGGTGTcagttttctgcaaaaaacaccagtaaatgcaaatgaagtcatttaaaaaataagagatGAGGCCATAATAATAAATGTGAACATCTTTCTCTACCTTGAGTGGTGGTGCAATGCAACACGGTGCAGCAGATGAGGCAGTGGCATGGTCTTTTTCCTGAGTATATGCAAAATGGGATTTGTGAAAAAATGCTTGCCATATCTCTAACAACTTAGGTACCACACGCCACATTTTACACGTACGTGTCTGACCTGCAATTTGGGTGCAGTTGGAACCGTTGATGTCATGAAACCCGCTGAAAGGGAATCCAGGGCCTCTTCTGTGCTTAATGGTTTCTGCATAAAAATACACAGTCACTATTAGCTATGCACACGTTTTCTGCTATCAATAAAATGCATAGTCTGATAAAAGAGAATGATCCCGAGGTGATTTAAATCCTCCACTAGAGGGCATTTCAAACAGCACACAAACTAAAGAATAAAATGCGTTCAAGTGAAAACAAGCAAACGTCACAGTGAAGGAAAAGCACAGACACACCCATCAAATTCCACCAAGAGTGAACTTATTCTCTGATAAACTACCCGCAATTAGACATAAAAGATAAAACGGCTTAGATACGCACGCTCCAAAAACTCCCAATCTTAAAATTGTATCACAATGCTCGAAAGAAAAGGAGTTTGTTGAGACTGAAGAAAGGCATTTCTTAACTTGACTTGTAGATTAAATGTGGGTGTAAGGGTGAACGCATGATACACTCTCTAAGGAAAAGTACTGGGtcctgtatgtatatgtaagaAAATATGAAATCTGTTCAGGAATTAAGAGGCACAGATAATTGCAGCTCGCGGTAAATTCTATATGAATGTGTGTTGTAATACTTGTCCAATTTTGTATGTGAACGTTGGACAAGAGCCAACAAGATTGAGTAGGGAAGGTGAGGGTCCTCTGGGCAGTTAGCAAAGACAACATACAGCAAGACAATGCAACATTCCTCAAACTTGTGTGTCCTTTAACTGTGTCAACTCATTGAAAAGAGAacagtgatgaaaaaaataatagctaCTTACAGGAACATCTTTGGGTTTGACATCTGCAGGGAGCCCGGCCTAAAAATGAGTATTGAGGAGGTGGGAAAAAGGAAATTGAATGATTACTTGatgaaactgaaaaataagtaatttatttgttttcttaaaagaatGTCAAGTTTCTTTTTGTGTATATTGATAAGTGTTGTTTTTCAACACTAATATTAATTCATTGGTGGAGCTCAACGAATCAAAATATTGTGGAATTGAAAATTCATGAAGTGAAAGTTGTGTGTTTTGTAGATGCACTACACACAGGGGCTTTTTAATTAtacaaaaaaacactcattCACCCTCGCAACAAATTATAATGTTCACTTCTAAAAAAtactggattggacatctttcggCATCGATAGCAACCAATGCGTTCatacttgaaaaaaatacatcaacccAATCTTTTTTGAAGTGGAAGGCTTTAAAATTGGCCCTTAAATcttgaaataaaaaactgacCATATTTTCAAATCTGTAACCTGGAGGCAGTGTCTCCTCTCTTTCTCCACACTTTGGAGCTTCCTTAGATGTGGCGTCATGCTGGGACACATGCAACACACGGTTACGTAAAACCAGAGCCATGCTGCTTTTATCAGTGCATTCAATCTCCATCTGATCTCTTCAAAATCAACAGTGTGCAGTACCTCTTTGACCTCAGGCCCAGTGAAGATAGGTTCTCGAGGGGTAACCGGATCAACCGGTGGAAGTATACTGGCCAAGGCGTCAAATGGATCTACTGCAGGTCCCTGTACATGCCGATCAATTGAGCACACGCTTGCAAGCTACGTGCCAACATGCTTTGCAGAGGTTTTTGACAATTTACCTCTTTGGCTCCGATTGTTTCTACTGTGCGAGGAACTTCCACCTGCACCTGCAATCATGAATCTAAATCAATGCATGAACCGTCAATACATAAACGAATGTTCACTTATAGACAGTATATAGTAATCAACAACATTGGCCTTATAGTCCCAGAACTGTAAAAAAGTGATGAACAAGAGTGGATGACAGTTTTTTTAGATGAAGCTTCCACCAACTTATCAATATTTTGCAATGCCGATAGTGTCCCGGGGGAAATTGCGTCTTTTGCATTACATTCGGAAGTGGCAAtaaaaggaatttaaaaaaaatctatcagtgtgggttttctcagggtactctggtttcctcccacattccaaacacatgcatggtaggctgattagacattctgaattgccccgaggtatgagtgtgagcatgaatggttgtttgtctcctcgtgccctgcgattggctggccaccaattcagggtgtccccgcctctggctcgaagtcagctgggataggctccagcaccccctgcaaccctagtgaggataaagcaattcagaaaatgagatgagataatagaGATCAGCAAAAGTCCAAGCTGTAAAATAATGCCATCTTACTTCTTCAGAGTTGTCATCACCAACCAACACATGATTTTATGTAGCTTCCTAAAGCAAATCTATGACATCATCATCTACCTCATGTGTTTTTTACCAAAATCTGTACCAACATTGCAGATTGtttacaaccccccccccccaaaaaaaaaattaagaagcAGTTTTTGTTACAGGACACCTTATACAAATAGTGCACTATTCTTTCACTTCTGATTAagcaataattaataaatgtatATGCCATTGACAGTCAGAATTGGCCTTAAGGCAATCCATAATTATTTGAGGCCCATCATGGTACAAATGAGTTGGCCAGTTGACCAGTTAATCGGTCAAGTATACCTTGGCCGTGTTTTTTGGCGAGCCTTTAGATGTCGACATGGCAGCATTAGCTGCTGATGCTGTAGTCACTGCTGTTCCACTGGCAGCAAAAGAAGACTTTATAGTGGAGACAGGTCCCGTCTACAAACCAAATCATACCAATtactcccccaaaaaacacacattgTTAATTTAGTCAAAAGATCCAAAATGGCAGAAATGTCTCAGAATAACCTTAGATGCAAAAAGTGAACAGATGCAAACATCTATCAGCCATTCAACTCCAAGATACCTTCAATTACCCTCTGTATCATTTACAATGTCATGCTGACAACAATTGACCCAGCAGACGACATGTCAATAACAGTGGAGGTGGTGTTAGTCTACAAACCAAGGAGCAAGTGTTTACTGGATGCCGTGAGGTTATGTGTGTCAGCAGCTCAAAGGCTTGCGGGAAAGTGAATCCAGAAAGTGAAGACACACAGCTTTGACAAAGCTGAGACTACACACGCGAAAAGAAGAAGCCAGTGATTGGCATCAAGATAAGCGAGCAACACCAGAAAAGGAAAGCAGGAAATTCCTGTCACATTATAGCCGAGCTCCCGCTACCATCACCCAGTGTCTGTCTACCTGGGGTTTCACGTTAGGAACTCCCTGTCCTGCTGTCCCGATTGAAGTACTTCCTGATATCCCACCTTTTAGGGTCGTAACCCCGCCAGGTTTGGAAGCCATGGTAGATCCTGATGATGCTTTCTGAAAAGCATCAGGAGTGAAGATGTCCATCATCTGCCCTCATTGACATAAAGTACCTTCTGGCTCAAATCACTCAGCAAACTGATTTACCATATATATCAACAAAGCACATTAAGTAGGTGGTTCACTGGTCAAATAATTTCGACTTGGAGCTCATgacaacaattaaaaatgtatttcaattggGTTAATATCTTCCTAATGAAACTGGGCGTGACATCACAACTTTGTTCCCTTTTTGAAATTTAAGACATCACTCTCAAAACATCTGGCGGTGGAACAGGAAACACAACAACAATATTCCACATTGCCCACATAACATTAGAGTTAAAGGTCAtttagacaacaacaacaaaaaacagctcACTTTCAGTAGGAAATGGAGAAAGTGAGTTGAGATAAGAGCTTTGTGGTTTTTCAAAAGGAAATTTTGCTACCTCAAACTGAGAAGCCGTCCCAGTCGAGACTTGAGCTGCTGGTCTGGGTGTGGCCTGTTTGGGCTGCGActgcaaagacacacacacacacatacacacagacaagttagccaacatggaaaaaaatataaaaaagcaaaCTACACAAAACTGGAGTCATCGTTTGAAGAtcacaaagcaaaaaaagactGCAAGTTGTTTATTTAGGATTGAAGGAATGTGAAATCAAATAGAGTGAAAGTCAAGAACAAAACTAATACAGATGATaatatgtaaaaggaaataaaacaatCAGCAATTATGGTTGATTTGGGGGGGATTGCTCACTTAAGGTGAGACTGTTGCTTGCAGGcgtcacaaaacaaaacatctgtGACCCAGTTGTGTGATTATTGGGTGTGTCTGTTTTGTTGAACCACCCACAAAGATCACATTGAGGCACAAGGGACATATTTTTGTCTATCAAATCATTTTCATGTCGTAATATTATCTGTGTTGTTTTGATCACTTTTCCAAAACAACCATTTTGAAGGTAAAAGTTTCTTAAACAGCAGCTGATGTTAAACATGGCAGAGTCAGTCttaaacttggccaaaacattcaaatgaaatgtattctCACGCTCGCTTtacctcaacaacaacaaaccacgGCATTACTGCATATTGTGTCTCACATTCTGGTTTACTATGAAGAGAACAAGAAAAGCTGTGAAGACTGAATGATAATCAAGTGACCTCATAGAGCACCCAAGGCATCACACTACCGCTTGACTAGTCATGTGGCTGTGTTTTCAGCAGTAAATAATATTGTTGCTAAGTTACTACCAGACAATTGCAGACTGAAGTTGAGTGTGAAATGACTTCGCAATCTGGGATATTTTTATTATGATCAATCAGTTAACACTGAAGACAAGACCCTTTAGTTTGAATTTCCAATCATCTATTTTCTACTGCGGTTATCATGTTTAAGGTTGCAGGGTGCTGAAGTCAGCAGACTTTAAGTGAAAGGTTAACTAAACTCTGAACTGGTTGCTAGTCAGTCACAGGTCACATATTgcgcagacggacaaccattcacgccatCTTTAAATGGGAATTGATCATGTGAATGTGTTTTGTGAACTAAATTATACCCGGTTGGCACAAATTGGTAGCTAATTAAACTGCCTGTAATTGTATCGGAATTGCCAGCTTGTTAAACACTGTAAAAGTGCCCATTAGTCTTTGTTTTCCTGAAATGACATAATTTTCCTACCTGTTCGTACATTCTgaaagaaaagcacatttctctTTAAACACGTGGGATACAGGATGATTTTTGCGCTCTAAAATTCAATGGGAAGTTGCTTAACTGGATTGGGCGAGTCATTTGTTTTTCGGTCATATGAAGGCAGTGTACAACTGAAAACTTTTCATAATGTATGGAAACATTTGACCAATGCTATCTTGTAAGTGGTATATAGAAAGTCTTATAAGTGAAGGAATAATACTATAggcaaaaaatatttggagTCAAAATATTGATTCTTAGTGTAAACAGCATCTTAATCAAAAGGGAATCACAGTCCATCAACACTTCTTTAATCTCAAACGTAAACAACCACCTTCTAGTAGGTTATGCCCACATGTTATGCTTCACAAGCATGCTCACAGTAAACAACACAAAATGATTAAACAATACCTGAAATATCTTCTTAATACCCTGCTTTGATTTGCAGTGGATTTCTATATGGCCCTCAACACAATTGCCAAACACAATCCTTAGTTATGATGGTGGATGATGAACCGGTTCAGAACGCAACTCACAGCGCAGTGGGAAAAGTTCTTGTTTTCTTAAGTTGCGTGCCAGCATTGACTTTACTTCAAGATGGTTTAGGTAAAACATAATCAAAGTTGCTATAGCGATGAAGCTGGCATTTTAACCTTTATATATTTTAGCTTTACAAAACAACCTGTCACTGATTTACGTAAGTGCATTTGAGAACAATAGAAACTTTCCTCTTTCTGGTCATTTCAGGTGACTGCCTGCAGTTGAAGCACTCTATTTGACTCTTAaggcaataataaataaaaccaaaacCTTGCAATGGGACACAaggtgtgatttatttttaatcatcattTCACCATTATTAGTGATAAACTGACCAACATTTTCAAGCAAAAACTGTACAAACAACTTTGGTCAGTTAAGAACACCAACTTTTGCGGAAACCCAAAATAAAACCGtcttatattttttacatactATTCTaaagtcaacataaaaaaacaaaataccatATAAATCCATGATTTGTGCTCAGGTTTCGATGGGTGTGATGCATAAACGACGTCACGCAATCCTATGTGAGCTATCAAATACATAAAATGAGGACATTGATGTCAGAGCACTAATAATGCGCTAGGCCTTACCTAACTATGTAGTTTAAGCCCGAGCCTGTTTTGAAAAGTGATGACTAATCTCGAGTTCCGCCCATCACAACCACCGACTGACACGTGCACCCGGACGGCAGCAGCTGCTTCTCTAACTACTGCTAATGCTTTAAAATAGAGTTGGTGCATCATCATGATATAAAAAGGGGCAAAGGAAGAGGGGAGTGTGAAAGGGTTAGTTTCTGATGCAGTATCATTGACAATAGTACTTGGGTTTAAAACTCAGGAGATCAAATCATGTGTTATTGTAATTGACATGAGTCATTTTCAACATGTGAGGAAGAGAAGGAAACAGACTCATTTTTCACGTGCCATCTATCAAAACTAATGCAATGTTTGCATTTGTGAATGAAATTTGGCAACATTTCTCAAAAGCTGGAACAAAATAATAGAGACATACTGTCCATTGAGCAATGCAATTTTGTTGGACATAACTGCATATCAGGTGCAAAAAAAGTTATACAAgataaattatttatattttttcctcatggtacttttaaaaaagtaagcCCCATCAAGGAGGAATTGGAGCAGCATAGTGATGCTCTTctcggacaaaaaaaagttacttGAAACGTTGCAACCGCAAGTTGTCCTGATTCAActctctgttttttttcatgcaataaAGCAAGTCTCTTTGTAGATATGCTCATGTACTCagctaaataaaacaaaacctgGCCTTAAGAGGGGTTCCCCAAAACTAGAAAGTACAAGCAGAAAAGATTTCTTTTTGCACCTCAGCAATCTTTGTTTGCCTTTTCCACTTACACGGAcgggggtggccaagtccggtcctcgggCGCCCCTATCCGGtccgttttccatatctccctccatcagcacacctgaatcaaataatctggatcagtatcaagcttctggagagCCTGCTGATGAgctggtcatttgattcaggtgtggtagaggagggagatatggaaaacagactggataggggctctccaggactggacttggccacccctgcactagcaCTTCCACTTCCATCACTTCTAGCTTCAGTTGACACCTCTGGTACCCTCCATAATTCACCATAATTCTTATTTGGCAATCCAGCATCCCATTTCTcctctcattttcggaaccacgttatcctcactggggtcagAATGGGAGAGTATGCAAACTTAATACAGGAGGGCCCAAGTACAGTATTCTTGTCATTTGGCAACAACCGAACCCATTGACTATGGGGCTAACAAAATTAACACTAAACCCCTGGAAAGTCGCAGAACCACCTGCTgaatagttgttgttgttttttttaaaactattgttgAATTACTGAGAGAGCAATGGAGGATATAAATAGAATAGTTGTCGTGTTGTTTACTGCGACAAGGCTGTCTTTTCACTTTTGATAGCTCACTCAACACAAAGCAaacttcattaaaaagcaagagAAAGTGTTGACAAACAATCCATTTCACGACAGAATTAGAAGTGTTGACAGGTAAGTCAGGAAGTCCTTCCACGCACCCAAACAAAGCACATTTACCAAAGAAAATTGCAATCTACATACATACCATGAGTCTGCTTTTCAGACAGTATCTCCTATTTAAATTGCTGTATGCACGGCCCAAATCCTTTCCTTTCTGTCTGTGTTACCTGAGATCGTCTCTACGGCACTTTTAATCCAGCACTTTCATGCACAGATCACCACGTCGGAAAACACACCCAACCGAGCAGAATTTGTTTCTCCGCCCTTTAGGAAGTGCACCACAAGCTGGCATGACTCAGATCCCTCCCCTCACCGCGAAGCCAGCCGAGCAGGCTCAGTCAGATTGGACAGCGTGGCTAGTGTCGGACCGCCTACTTGCCTGAGTgtgaagataaataaa contains the following coding sequences:
- the cast gene encoding calpastatin isoform X2 gives rise to the protein MGQILSWIRGPRETPTLQDVAVEQQSQPKQATPRPAAQVSTGTASQFEKASSGSTMASKPGGVTTLKGGISGSTSIGTAGQGVPNVKPQTGPVSTIKSSFAASGTAVTTASAANAAMSTSKGSPKNTAKVQVEVPRTVETIGAKEGPAVDPFDALASILPPVDPVTPREPIFTGPEVKEHDATSKEAPKCGEREETLPPGYRFENMAGLPADVKPKDVPKPLSTEEALDSLSAGFMTSTVPTAPKLQEKDHATASSAAPCCIAPPLKKTDTPAPKPCVAVCPPADKKAKMEVDNFTLSAGISATPFKKATHVAPPTAVKELQVAKDSFSDLSLNAAVDTKSKTDKGGVMSPGALSALGDMLAAPEPTPEPKLNPKDIVSEDKHKEEDAVRVGERDDSIAPEYRFNKEELKKLPAPKPQPTLNTSEALDILSEDMLSFSAAPTQKADVSAFVPTVSVSSTPLNSSLGGSLPLDALSALSDTLPEDKPKPASPKLRPEDIVSEKKHKEKDAVRVGERDDSIAPEYRFNEEELKKLPAPKPQPTMNTNEALDLLSGDFMNFSDAPAQPAEVLLTSTKSAGVHAPLPPPTIKKPQVSDCPPVLAPQGILKTDESDYMSLDALGALGDTLAAPEPLPEPPKLRPEDIVSEDKHKEKDAVLVGEREDSIPQEYRFNLEELKNLPAPKPEPKMNTTDALDILSGDFLTSSAAPVVSSSAAPVVSSSAAPVVSSSAAPAPSYADFSLDALAGDFVSSSAAPTVKSAASTFTETSSQLSSGANSALDALSESLITEITPAPQPAPISTKDLVKEKKVVEERLIKMGERDDSLPPEYRPTEEDLKKMAEAKAQADATPKASMDEKAALDLLSSDFLTSGLSSATATTELTPPVLDSQTLKPLPRPVVEKLADTLLPDDPTFKAKTSTAKSKKKSKSKKHHASEPLAESQLSGQPSSDVVPTSTRQGKKS
- the cast gene encoding calpastatin isoform X1, which codes for MGQILSWIRGPRETPTLQDVAVEQQSQPKQATPRPAAQVSTGTASQFEKASSGSTMASKPGGVTTLKGGISGSTSIGTAGQGVPNVKPQTGPVSTIKSSFAASGTAVTTASAANAAMSTSKGSPKNTAKVQVEVPRTVETIGAKEGPAVDPFDALASILPPVDPVTPREPIFTGPEVKEHDATSKEAPKCGEREETLPPGYRFENMAGLPADVKPKDVPKPLSTEEALDSLSAGFMTSTVPTAPKLQVRHEKDHATASSAAPCCIAPPLKKTDTPAPKPCVAVCPPADKKAKMEVDNFTLSAGISATPFKKATHVAPPTAVKELQVAKDSFSDLSLNAAVDTKSKTDKGGVMSPGALSALGDMLAAPEPTPEPKLNPKDIVSEDKHKEEDAVRVGERDDSIAPEYRFNKEELKKLPAPKPQPTLNTSEALDILSEDMLSFSAAPTQKADVSAFVPTVSVSSTPLNSSLGGSLPLDALSALSDTLPEDKPKPASPKLRPEDIVSEKKHKEKDAVRVGERDDSIAPEYRFNEEELKKLPAPKPQPTMNTNEALDLLSGDFMNFSDAPAQPAEVLLTSTKSAGVHAPLPPPTIKKPQVSDCPPVLAPQGILKTDESDYMSLDALGALGDTLAAPEPLPEPPKLRPEDIVSEDKHKEKDAVLVGEREDSIPQEYRFNLEELKNLPAPKPEPKMNTTDALDILSGDFLTSSAAPVVSSSAAPVVSSSAAPVVSSSAAPAPSYADFSLDALAGDFVSSSAAPTVKSAASTFTETSSQLSSGANSALDALSESLITEITPAPQPAPISTKDLVKEKKVVEERLIKMGERDDSLPPEYRPTEEDLKKMAEAKAQADATPKASMDEKAALDLLSSDFLTSGLSSATATTELTPPVLDSQTLKPLPRPVVEKLADTLLPDDPTFKAKTSTAKSKKKSKSKKHHASEPLAESQLSGQPSSDVVPTSTRQGKKS
- the cast gene encoding calpastatin isoform X4, translated to MGQILSWIRGPRETPTLQDVAVEQQSQPKQATPRPAAQVSTGTASQFEKASSGSTMASKPGGVTTLKGGISGSTSIGTAGQGVPNVKPQTGPVSTIKSSFAASGTAVTTASAANAAMSTSKGSPKNTAKVQVEVPRTVETIGAKEGPAVDPFDALASILPPVDPVTPREPIFTGPEVKEHDATSKEAPKCGEREETLPPGYRFENMAGLPADVKPKDVPKPLSTEEALDSLSAGFMTSTVPTAPKLQVRHEKDHATASSAAPCCIAPPLKKTDTPAPKPCVAVCPPADKKAKMEVDNFTLSAGISATPFKKATHVAPPTAVKELQVAKDSFSDLSLNAAVDTKSKTDKGGVMSPGALSALGDMLAAPEPTPEPKLNPKDIVSEDKHKEEDAVRVGERDDSIAPEYRFNKEELKKLPAPKPQPTLNTSEALDILSEDMLSFSAAPTQKADVSAFVPTVSVSSTPLNSSLGGSLPLDALSALSDTLPEDKPKPASPKLRPEDIVSEKKHKEKDAVRVGERDDSIAPEYRFNEEELKKLPAPKPQPTMNTNEALDLLSGDFMNFSDAPAQPAEVLLTSTKSAGVHAPLPPPTIKKPQVSDCPPVLAPQGILKTDESDYMSLDALGALGDTLAAPEPLPEPPKLRPEDIVSEDKHKEKDAVLVGEREDSIPQEYRFNLEELKNLPAPKPEPKMNTTDALDILSGDFLTSSAAPVVSSSAAPVVSSSAAPVVSSSAAPAPSYADFSLDALAGDFVSSSAAPTVKSAASTFTETSSQLSSGANSALDALSESLITEITPAPQPAPISTKDLVKEKKVVEERLIKMGERDDSLPPEYRPTEEDLKKMAEAKAQADATPKASMDEKAALDLLSSDFLTSGLSSATATTELTPPVLDSQTLKPLPRPVVEKLADTLLPDDPTFKAKTSTAKKHHASEPLAESQLSGQPSSDVVPTSTRQGKKS
- the cast gene encoding calpastatin isoform X7; this encodes MGQILSWIRGPRETPTLQDVAVEQQSQPKQATPRPAAQVSTGTASQFEKASSGSTMASKPGGVTTLKGGISGSTSIGTAGQGVPNVKPQVQVEVPRTVETIGAKEGPAVDPFDALASILPPVDPVTPREPIFTGPEVKEHDATSKEAPKCGEREETLPPGYRFENMAGLPADVKPKDVPKPLSTEEALDSLSAGFMTSTVPTAPKLQVRHEKDHATASSAAPCCIAPPLKKTDTPAPKPCVAVCPPADKKAKMEVDNFTLSAGISATPFKKATHVAPPTAVKELQVAKDSFSDLSLNAAVDTKSKTDKGGVMSPGALSALGDMLAAPEPTPEPKLNPKDIVSEDKHKEEDAVRVGERDDSIAPEYRFNKEELKKLPAPKPQPTLNTSEALDILSEDMLSFSAAPTQKADVSAFVPTVSVSSTPLNSSLGGSLPLDALSALSDTLPEDKPKPASPKLRPEDIVSEKKHKEKDAVRVGERDDSIAPEYRFNEEELKKLPAPKPQPTMNTNEALDLLSGDFMNFSDAPAQPAEVLLTSTKSAGVHAPLPPPTIKKPQVSDCPPVLAPQGILKTDESDYMSLDALGALGDTLAAPEPLPEPPKLRPEDIVSEDKHKEKDAVLVGEREDSIPQEYRFNLEELKNLPAPKPEPKMNTTDALDILSGDFLTSSAAPVVSSSAAPVVSSSAAPVVSSSAAPAPSYADFSLDALAGDFVSSSAAPTVKSAASTFTETSSQLSSGANSALDALSESLITEITPAPQPAPISTKDLVKEKKVVEERLIKMGERDDSLPPEYRPTEEDLKKMAEAKAQADATPKASMDEKAALDLLSSDFLTSGLSSATATTELTPPVLDSQTLKPLPRPVVEKLADTLLPDDPTFKAKTSTAKSKKKSKSKKHHASEPLAESQLSGQPSSDVVPTSTRQGKKS